In Salvelinus alpinus chromosome 20, SLU_Salpinus.1, whole genome shotgun sequence, a genomic segment contains:
- the eef1akmt1 gene encoding EEF1A lysine methyltransferase 1 — translation MSDSDDDIPQLSAATLAALQEFYREERDGLVQSTALVDKYSVGAVEEDWRMSQFWYSDETATRLVEEVIQEAGKGGRIACLSAPSVYQKLKQGVVEGSDGVSAVVLEYDRRFATYGQEFIFYDYNEPLALPEDVAPQSFDIVLADPPYLSEECLNKVAQTVKYLAKGKVLLCTGAIMEEHAEKLMGLKICSFFPKHNKNLANEFRCFTNYPSNLMS, via the exons ATGAGTGACAGCGACGACGATATTCCCCAGCTGTCCGCGGCCACCCTTGCTGCCCTGCAGGAGttttacagagaggagagagacgggctTGTGCAGAGCACAGCACTGGTGGACAAGTACTCGGTGGGAGCGGTGGAAGAGGACTGG CGTATGAGCCAATTCTGGTACAGCGATGAGACAGCAACACGGCTAGTTGAAGAGGTTATTCAGGAAGCTGGGAAAGGTGGCAG GATAGCCTGTCTGAGCGCACCCAGCGTGTACCAGAAGCTGAAGCAGGGGGTGGTGGAGGGCTCTGACGGTGTGTCAGCTGTGGTTCTAGAGTACGACCGCCGTTTCGCCACCTACGGCCAAGAGTTCATCTTCTATGACTACAACGAGCCCCTTGCTCTCCCAGAGGATGTGGCCCCACAGAGTTTCGACATTGTCCTAGCTGACCCCCCCTACTTGTCTGAGGAGTGCCTCAATAAGGTCGCCCAGACTGTGAAGTACCTGGCCAAGGGCAAGGTGCTGCTCTGCACAG GAGCCATCATGGAGGAGCATGCAGAGAAGTTGATGGGTCTGAAGATATGCAGCTTCTTCCCCAAACACAACAAAAACCTGGCCAATGAGTTCCGCTGTTTCACTAACTACCCCTCAAACCTCATGTCCTGA